A part of Gemmatimonadaceae bacterium genomic DNA contains:
- a CDS encoding serine hydrolase domain-containing protein — MAAGVITDAAAAAINDSVRKVLDRAVADSAFPGAVAVVGTHGRVIAEYGAGHLDWAPSPRPDDRTLWDLASLSKVVGLTSGMMQLVGQGKIDLNAPVQRYLPDWTGPHKSLVTIRHLLTHTSGLPPDQPPGSKPYDEITHNPDSVAMLLFNTPLDTLPGVRMVYSDVGAYIAGRVLEKVSGQKLDVYLHDHVFVPAGMRETMYNPPPSYLAVTAPTEFDPRRGGLVRGKVHDERAYYLGGVSAHAGIFSTAHDLTRFAQMYLNDGVIDGVRVLPSAQIHQFTQYVDSAFSDRGIGWQKPDFAGMKYTSPSAAWAGHLMSSRAFGHTGFTGTSIGIDPANDIFIILLTNRVDPTRNNNKITPVRRQLADAVMAVVLRAGSTSRSPSL; from the coding sequence GTGGCAGCGGGCGTGATTACAGATGCCGCCGCCGCGGCGATCAACGATTCCGTGCGCAAGGTGCTCGACCGCGCCGTCGCCGACAGCGCGTTTCCCGGCGCCGTCGCCGTCGTCGGCACGCACGGGCGCGTCATCGCGGAATACGGCGCGGGTCACCTCGATTGGGCGCCGAGTCCGAGGCCCGATGACCGCACGCTGTGGGATCTCGCGTCGCTCAGTAAAGTGGTCGGGCTGACGAGCGGGATGATGCAGCTCGTCGGCCAAGGCAAAATCGATCTGAATGCTCCGGTTCAACGGTATTTGCCCGACTGGACCGGACCGCACAAGTCGCTCGTCACCATTCGGCATCTGCTGACGCACACGTCGGGCCTGCCGCCGGACCAGCCGCCTGGCTCCAAGCCGTATGACGAGATCACGCACAATCCCGATAGCGTCGCCATGCTCCTGTTCAACACGCCGCTCGATACGCTGCCCGGCGTGCGCATGGTGTACAGCGACGTCGGCGCGTACATCGCGGGCCGCGTGCTCGAGAAGGTGAGTGGACAGAAGCTCGACGTCTATCTGCACGATCACGTGTTCGTGCCCGCGGGCATGCGTGAGACGATGTACAACCCGCCGCCGTCGTACCTCGCCGTGACCGCGCCGACCGAGTTCGATCCACGCCGCGGAGGGCTCGTGCGCGGCAAGGTGCATGACGAGCGCGCGTATTATCTGGGCGGCGTGTCGGCGCACGCCGGCATCTTCAGCACCGCGCACGACCTCACGCGGTTCGCACAGATGTACCTGAACGACGGCGTGATCGACGGCGTCCGCGTGCTGCCGTCGGCGCAGATTCACCAGTTCACGCAATACGTGGATTCAGCATTCTCTGATCGCGGGATCGGCTGGCAGAAGCCCGATTTCGCGGGAATGAAGTACACCTCGCCGTCCGCGGCGTGGGCGGGGCATCTCATGTCGTCGCGAGCGTTCGGCCACACGGGGTTCACCGGCACGTCGATCGGCATCGACCCGGCGAATGACATTTTCATCATTTTGCTGACCAACCGCGTCGATCCGACGCGCAACAACAACAAGATCACTCCCGTGCGCCGGCAGCTGGCCGACGCCGTGATGGCCGTGGTCCTCCGCGCAGGCTCGACGTCTCGATCACCTTCTCTCTGA